Genomic DNA from Corynebacterium kroppenstedtii:
TCCGGCTATATGGCCCGTGCCGCAGTAGTTGCTGATCGACTCATGCGAGCGATTGGACTGCCCGGTAAAGCGTTCATTCCGCTCATTGTGGGATTTGGATGCAACGTTCCGGCGATTTCTGCAACACGAGTCTTGGGCAATGCCCGCCAACGTATTTTGACTGCGCTGCTCGTGCCCTTTACGTCATGTTCCGCTCGTCTGACCGTGTACGTCATGCTGGCCGCTACTTTTTTCCCTCACAACAGCGGTTCTGTTGTGTTCGCAATGTACGTCATCTCTATCGCGTTGGTGGTGCTCACGGGTTTGTTGATTAAAAACACCTTGTGGCGACGTATGGGGTCGGAACCGCTCGTTATTGACTTGCCGGTATATCAGTTGCCGGTGCCCCGGTTGGCGCTATCTGCCATGTGGATGCGTTTGAAAGGGTTCCTGCACACAGCTGGCGGGATCATCGTTGCGACGGTCCGTGGTGTGGCTGCTGCAGTCAACTCCCGTCGTTGGGGGCCACAGCTGGGGTGACGACGATCTAGATCCGCAGGATTCAGTCTATGGCGCGGTATCCCAAACAGTTGCACCTGTTTTTGCCCCGGCTGGCTTCGATTCCTGGTCGCTGTCGGGTCCATTGATTACGGGCTTCGTTGCCAAGGAAGCCGTGATTTCGTCGTGGGCCCAGACGTATGCCCTACAAGACCCGTCGGATGAAGATGCTGTGGACCAGGGACACTCTGCACTGGCTCAGGCCATCCGTCAGGACTTTAATCACTCATCAGGTGGTCACACGTACCCGGCAGTGTGGGCTTTCATGGTCTTCTTGCTGGCTTATACTCCATGCGTGGCTACACTGGCTGCCCAAAAGAGAGAAATTGGGTTGAAATGGACGTTGGTGGGGATAGCTATACAGCTGGCGGTGGCCTGGGCACTGGCCGTCGTCACTTTCCAGGTACTACGTCTTTTCTTCTAGATCATTCCCCCGATATTGATTCGTGAAAGCAGTGATAGCAGTGCTGTTTCGTCGAGAACGAGATGTATCGCGCCACTTACCTCCACGGGGTGAATCTTCCGGGCGTGCATCGGCATCGTCGGCTCCACAAGGTCCGCTCGCCATGGTTCGTGACGCCATTGCCTCTGGGGCTGTTGACCGGTCACGGATCGCTGAAAACACGGGCTTGGCCCGGACCACCGTCGATGCTTCCATTGAGCACCTAGAACGCATGGGTTGGTTGACTAAAAAACCGTTGGGAACATCGTGCTCCGGCGGAGGATGCTCATCCTGCCCATTAGGCAAAGCCGATGGAGGGGCTGGATGTGGATCGCACATAGGCGGAACGGGACCGGTAGCGCTGGTCTTAACCCGCCGTCCACAGTGTTGGCCGGCTGTGTCCGCATCGGCTGTGCCTGAAGCCGCCAGCTCCGCGAGCCGGCACTAGCTTGAGCGCCGCACATCGTGTAGGAATCCCACCTACGCGCCACCGTTCATTAGCCTATAGCGAACGCACTACCGCGCGAGAGCTAGTCGTGAGACACTTGTGAACAATGACTGAACGTTCACGCAATTATCCGTCTCATTCGGACAATGACAATCAACTCACCGATAACCACGGCCGACGCGGGGAAGGCCTGTATAACGACACAAAAGTTCGCCATGCGCAAATGCCCACCGCAGGCGAACTCGACCTTAGCGAGCGGGACGAACTCCGTGCGTTGTCCCGAGGTAGCCAAGCTCACACCACGGAGCAATCCGACGGCTATGACGTCGAGTATCGAAAGCTGCGACTAGAAAGAGTCATTCTGGTCGGCGTGTGGACGTCGGGGACTACCGCTGAATTTGAAGCTAATTTGGAAGAACTTCGTTCTCTCGCAGAGACAGCTGGATCTGAGGTTCTCGAGTCTTTTTATCAGCGTCGCGAGAAACCTGACGCGGGCACGTATATCGGGTCCGGCAAAGTCGCTGAGCTCCGCGACGCGGTCCGATCATTGGGCGCGGATACAGTGATTTGCGACGGCGAACTGAGCCCGGGACAGCTCATCGCTTTAGAAAAACACCTCGATGTTAAGGTTATCGACCGCACGATGCTGATCCTCGATATTTTCGCTCAGCATGCGAAATCCAAAGAGGGAAAAGCGCAGGTTTCCCTAGCACAGATGGAATATCTTTATACGCGAGTCCGTGGTTGGGGCGACATGATGTCCCGGCAGGCGGGTGGACGGGCCGGCTCCAATGGCGGTGTTGGCCTCCGTGGTCCTGGTGAAACGAAGATTGAAGCTGACCGCCGACGTTTGCGTAGAGATATGGCTCGTCTGCGCGCGGAATTGCGAAGCATGACGACCGCTCGGGAAATCAAGCGAGATCGACGGGATAGCTCCACCACTCCGCAAATCGCGATTGCTGGTTACACGAACGCTGGAAAGTCCTCGTTAATCAATGCCATCACCGGGGCAGGGGTGCTGGTCGAGGATGCCCTTTTCGCCACATTGGATCCCACGACACGTCGGGCAGAACTTGCTGACGGGCGGGCAGTGATCTTTTCTGACACTGTTGGGTTCGTTCGGCACCTTCCCACACAGCTCGTGGAGGCTTTCCGATCGTCCTTAGAGGAAGTTGCGTCGGCAGACTTGGTGCTTCACGTTGTAGATGGTTCCGATCCCTTCCCTTTGAAACAAATTAGTGCTGTTCATGAGGTTTTTGCCGACGTACCCAATAGTGGGGCTGAGACCATGCCCCCTGAAATTATTGTTGTTAACAAGATAGATCAGGCTGACCCCATTGTTCTCGCGCAGCTCCGTCATGAGCTCGATGACGTTGTTTTTGTGTCAGCGAAGACAGACGAAAATATCGATGAACTCGCATCGCGAATCGAACTTTTCTTAAACACTCGGGATACCCATGTAAGGCTTCGTGTCCCATACACCCGCGGCGACATCGTGGCGAAAGTTCATGAGTATGGAACCGTTATCGACGAACAATACGATACCGACGGCACGATTCTCGATGTGCGAGTTCCTGCCCGTATCGCTCAAGAGGTGCACGAGTTTATTCAGGCTGACGAATATACATAATTTTCCCTCTGCGTACAGGGGCGTGACCGTGCTTATAGGGGTCGTGGTAAAGATCCAACTGCTCAGGTTGGATAATAAGAAAGCGTGAGCGCACAAAAGAGTCTTCTCCCGTGGTCCGTGCATGGTGACGGAAAAACACCCCGACCTGGTGCTGTCGTTGCCCCCGATGAGCGATTAAGTTGGCCTCGAACTATCGGCGTGGGAATGCAACACGTCATTGCAATGTTCGGGGCTACGCTCCTTGTCCCCACCCTCACAGGGTTCCCCGTCAATACCACGCTGTTATTCTCTGGTCTGGGAACGATGGCGTTTCTCCTTATTACGAGGAATCGCCTTCCGTCATATTTAGGGTCCTCATTTGCGTTCATCGCTCCCTTAACCGCAGCTCATAGCGCGGGACTCTCCGCTCAACTGGGCGGTGTACTTGCCGCGGGGCTAGCGCTTGCAGCCGTGGGGCTGGTTATCATGGCCGTGGGACAACACGCTCTTGGCGCTGTCATGCCTCCGCCCGTAACGGGAGCAATCGTTGCACTCATTGGTTTGAATCTGGCTCCTGCCGCCACATCCAACGTGCAGAAACAGCCATTAGTTGCCGGCGTAACTCTCGGGGCAATTCTGCTCTTCACCGTGGCTGGTCGGGGGATGGTCTCGCGGCTAGGAATTCTTTTTGGGGTCATCCTGGGATGGGTTTTCGCGTCGCTGACAAGTAATTTAGCGCCAGGTACCTCTGAGACTATTGCGAATGCAGCATGGATTGGTTTTCCCCAATTCCATTCTCCCGTTTTTCACACCGGAATCGTTATTTCGACGATTCCCGTCGTCGTTGTGTTAATTGCAGAAAATGTCGGCCATGTGAAGGCTGTTTCTGCCATGACGGGAAGGAATATGGATGATTTAGCGGGCAAAGCTTTGTTTTCTGATGGTATTGCGACGACTGTTGCAGGATTGTGCGGCGGATCGGGTACAACTAGTTATGCCGAGAATATTGGTGTCATGGCGGCTACGAGAGTCTATTCGACGGCTGCGTATTGGGTTGCTGCTGCGACCGCAATAATTCTCGCCTTTATTCCTAAGTTCGGCGCTTTAGTGTTCACCATTCCCACGGGAGTTTTGGGCGGTGCGACCATGGTCTTATACGGCATGATTGGGATGCTCGGAATTCGAATTTGGCAGGATAACAATGTTCGGTTTACCAATCCCGTCAATCTAACCGCGGCTGCAGTGGCGTTAATAGCGGGTATAGGAAATCTCACATTGCGGGTGGGATCAGTCGATATCGAAGGCATCGCGTGGGGATCAGTGGGAATTATCGTGGGATACCCGCTCTTGCGCTATCTCTTCGAGCACATTGGGGAAGGGCAGGATGCTAGCCAACGTCAGTATTAAAAATAACGCGATGTGTTGAAAGATAAACGTTGTCATTCTGCGCTCGAACCAGAATGATGACCGTATGTCTTGATAATAAAGTGGGGATGACCAGAAATATTCGGTCATCCCCATAAATAGTGCCATTGGACACCGCCTCATGGCGGTGTCCACAACGACTGGACTACTCGTTATCGAGGTTTTGTGAGACCAGAGCCGCAATCTTCTCGACAGCTTCGGCATTCTCAGACGAAACTTCCACGGTGTCACCGTGCTCAGCGCCCAAGGCCATAATCATGAGGGAAGAAGCGGCGTCGGCAGGTTCTGCATCATCATCGTCGGGAAGCGAGATCAAGATCTCGTCATCATAGTTGGATGCTTCCTCGGCGATAACAGCTGCGGGACGAGCGTGAAGACCAACGGTTGAACCGACAGTCACGGTTGTGGAAGCCATAAGTGAACCTTTCTGTTAACCAAAATAAGGTGTGGATCATTGGGATCCTCTTGTGCCAGAATAACGGACTTAAAGTCCTCCTGCACAAAGCATTTTATTTATTTCTACAGCGGTCCTTATCGTAGCGGATAAGTTGCTGCAAGTGTGGTAGTTCAGATACGGAAAGTGCCATGTGCCACGGCCTTTTCCGTATCTGGCGATCGTGGAGTACGGCTGGGTTAGCTTCTTTCAGCGTGCACCCACCCAATCCTGAAGCCAATTTCAATTTAATGGCCGAACTCCTGCCTTACGCTGTTGTTTTGGCAGAAGCCTCTGTAGTCGGCGACGACGGTGCTGTTGACGCTGGCGATTTCGCAGCATCGCGTGTCTTAACCGGCCACCATGTTTTCAGAGCGACCACGCCAGCTGCAGCGATGATTACGCCAACCACGAGTGAGACGAAGAACATGAGAACGTGGGTGACAGCCAAAATCACGAATACACCGCCGTGAGGAGCCATCAGTTCGACGCCAGCTGCCATCGAGATAGCCCCGGAAACTGCGCCGCCGAGCATCGTAGCCGGAATCACACGCAGCGGGTCCGCAGCGGCGAAGGGGATAGCACCTTCAGAAATGAAGGACAGGCCTAGCAACCATGCCGCTTTTCCGTTTTCCTGCTCCGCTTTATTGAAAAGCTTAGGCCGTAGAGTCGTCGCAAGAGCCAAGGCCAACGGCGGAACCATACCCGTAATCATGACGGCAGCCATGATCTTCAGCGACGCAGGATCGTCGACATTCAGACCCGCCGTGGCGAACAAATAGGCTGCCTTGTTGATGGGGCCACCGAGGTCGAAGCACATCATGAGACCCAGGATGATCCCGAGGAGAACCGCGGACGAGCCAGACATCGAGTTCAGCCCATGCTGCAAAGCGTCCATCAGTGAGGCTATTGGGCGTCCCAGCAGGATAAACATGGCGAAGCCGGTGATGAGTGAATCCACCAGAGGAATGATCACAACAGGCATCAACCCAGCTAGCCACCGTGGCGGATTAAGCGTGTTGAACCACATTGCGATGAGACCAGCGATGAGACCGGTGAACAAGCCACCAATGAACCCCGCACCCACAGCGACGGAGACGGCACCACCAATGAATCCTGGAGCGATACCGGGGCGGCCGCCGAGAGCGTAGGCGATATACCCCGACAGGGCACTAACGAGGAAGTTCATCCCCAGTGTGCCGACGTAGGCCGATACGGCGCCAAGGTAGATCAGCAGAGGAGCCTGGCTGAAGTTGTACGTTTCACCGTCGACAGTGATGTGCTGCCCAGGAAGGTTCCACAGAGCATTGTTGTTAACGACGGTTTCATAAACCTTGGCGATATCCGCACCGGACAGCACGAAGGCCAGCGCCATAAGGAGGCCACCTGCTGCCACGAAAGGAATCATGTACGAAACGCCGGTCATCAGAGCTTGCTGAATACGCTTACCCCAGCCAAGTCCCTCGCCCTCCTCCTGAGAGCTCTCAGACGACGATGACGCTTTCCCCTTAACACGGCGTGCATGGGGATCTTTTGACGCGGCGATGGCTTCATCGATCATGACCGCGGGTTCATCAATAGCCCGCTTCACGCCAGATTCGATGACTGGTTTGCCAGCGAACCGTTCACGGTCCTTGACCCCAACATCCGTCGCAAAGATGACGGCATCCGCATTCTTAATGACGTCGTAGGGGAGGGGAGTGACTCCAGACGAACCCTGAGTCTCAACCGTGATGTCGACATCATTACGTGCATTAGCCGTTTGGGATAGAGAATCCGCAGCCATGTACGTGTGCGCAATACCGGTTGGGCACGCTGTAATCGCTACAAGGTGGGTAACAGCTTGTTCGGATTCATCAGTGTGACTGTCGCCGACTCTGCTTTGAGTTGACGCTCCCGCCGCTCCGACGGGTGTCGAACCCGCACCGTTACCTGAGGCAGCCGATTCTGCACTCTTGTTTGCCGACGCGGTTGATGCGGACTTCTTCTTTGGCTTGGCAGCCAAGGTATCAAGAATGCGCTGAGCCGCGTCTTTTTCGTCGGATGCTTCGCGTAGAGAATCCCGGAAGGAGGCTTTGACCAAGCTCCGGGCCAATTTCGAAAGGATCCGCAGGTGTGCTTTTCCTCCGCCCATAGGAGCGGAGATAAGGAAAACCAGGTCGGCAGGGCCATCGGCGGAGCCAAAATCGACAGACTTGGATAGACGCGCAAAGGTTAGCGTCGGAACTTCCACATGGCTGGTTCGGCAATGTGGAATTGCCACGCCACCAGGCACTCCTGTGGCTGACTTTGATTCACGAGTCAAGGCGTCAGAGGTAAGCCCCTCGGCGTCATCAGCGCGACCAGCCTTTTTGGCGTGTGAGGCCAAAGCTTTAATAACTGCTTCCTTGGTGTCACCGGGAGCTACGTCGAGCATGATGAGGTCCGGGGTGATTACTGGAGGCTCCGCGGAGCTCGTCTGTGTTCCCTTCGCCGGTGCTGTTTCTTTTTGTGTCGGTGTATTCGGAGTAGATCCGGAGCCACTCGATGATGTCATGACACTCCTTTCAAGGCTGTTGCTTCGGCGCCAGCCATGACGGTGACGGATTCAGGTTGTGTTTGGGAGGGGAAGGGGATTGTCGTTCCGGGCAGCGACGTCGCCGCAGACCCATAAGCTACAGCGTATTGAAGCGCAGTTTTTTCGACTGAGTGGTCTGTCGCTGAACTCTGCCCGCTACTGTGACCATTTATCTGGGTACCAATAATGAAGCCAGCCAAGCTTGAATCCCCCGCTCCGACGGTACTCACCGGAGTGATAGGCGGTGGAGAGGCATACCAGGCACCTTTTTGGGTAGCCAAGACCGCGCCCGACGCACCAAGGGTGAGCAGGACATAACGCACGCCGTGGTCAACTAGAAGCTGAGCAGCTTCTGTCGCAGGCTTGAGGTTTCCCTGCGATGCTTCGTGTTCAATGTTTTTCCCGTCGAGGCCGAGGATCTGGCCGATTTCGAAACCGTTTGGTTTCAAGAGATCGGGGGCAACAGCAGGATCCTTAAGCATGCGGGCACCGAGTTCCTCAAGCGGTTTATCTGAAGTGTCGACCGCTATCTTGACGTCGTGCCCATTGGCGCTTGTACGGATCGCTTCGACGATATCGGCGTACCACGAGGCAGGCAGCCCAGGTGGCAGTGAACCAGAGAGAACAATCCACGATGCGCGCTGCGCGACGTCTGAAATCACTCGTGTCAGCCTGTTGACATGATCAGGCTCAAGAGAATTGCCTGGCTCATTTAGTTTCGTCGTAGTCCCGTCAGGTTCCGTGACGGTGAGATTGACGCGGACAGAATGGTCAGCCGGCGTCGGCAAAAAACTGAGACCTGTTTTATGAACTAAAGAAGTAAAAGGATCACCTGTAGATGCCGGAGCAATGGCGACGGTTGGCTCGCCGGCTCGATGCGTAGCCATCGCCACGTTGATGCCTTTGCCGGCAGGCACATCGGTAACGTCAGTGATCCTATTCACTCCACCTCGATCAAGTGGGGTGGATATCACAGCCGTACGATCCATACAGGGATTAGGGGTCACTGTGACGATAGCATTGTCGGGAATTCGCAAGGACTGACTATCTAATGCTTCAATGCCGGATGGACGAGAGCCATCGTGTGTTTCGCCTTCGTGTGGACAAGGCGATGATGAGTGTGAAGACATTATTCCTCTAGACGTGGTGGCGGTCGAACGACATCGTTGCCTCGTTCACATGCGCGTTGAGCTGATACACGCTCTTACTGTGCGACGACGACATCGATCTCGTGTTCGCGAAGTTGGGAAAGGAAACTTTCCGGGGCGGCAGAGTCGGTGATGAGAACGTCGATATCACTCAGAGCAGCAAAACTGACCAGATAATCACGGCCAAATTTCGACGAGTCGCACATGGCGATGACGCGATTGGCATTAGTAATCATGGCTCGCTTGACAGCTGCTTCTTGGGGATCAGCCGTCGATAGGCCATGGTCGATCGTCAACGCGTTCGTGCCAATGAATGCCACGTCAGCACGCATTAGTGCGAGTGTACGCAGCGCAGTATCGCCCACAACGGCCTGAGTAATCGCACGAATTTGACCACCGAGTAGCTGAAGATCAGTTAAGTTTCGGCTTGCCAGATTCATCGCAATGGGAAGGCAGTTAGTGACGATGGGCCATCCACGTCCCGACGATAAATCTGCGATGTGATTAGCCAAGACCGCTGTTGTTGTTCCTGCGTCAAGAAAAATGCCTGCACCTTGCGGTGGGAGGTAATCCATTGCTGTCCGTCCGATAGCGGCTTTAGCACCGGACGCGGCCCTCGCGCGACTGTCGATCGGCAACTCTAGTGTCTGGAAATTTGTGGACGCTACCGCACCACCATGAACACGGTGGATAGCGCCTTCCCGATCGAGCTGGGCGAGATCTCGACGAACCGTTTCTGCTGTTACTGAGAATCGTTCGGACAAATCAGTGACGCTGACGCGGCCTTCAACGGCGGTGAGAGAAGCGATTTGTCGCCGTCGTTCCTCTGCATACATGTCTGTGTCACTTGTCCTT
This window encodes:
- a CDS encoding uracil-xanthine permease family protein, yielding MSAQKSLLPWSVHGDGKTPRPGAVVAPDERLSWPRTIGVGMQHVIAMFGATLLVPTLTGFPVNTTLLFSGLGTMAFLLITRNRLPSYLGSSFAFIAPLTAAHSAGLSAQLGGVLAAGLALAAVGLVIMAVGQHALGAVMPPPVTGAIVALIGLNLAPAATSNVQKQPLVAGVTLGAILLFTVAGRGMVSRLGILFGVILGWVFASLTSNLAPGTSETIANAAWIGFPQFHSPVFHTGIVISTIPVVVVLIAENVGHVKAVSAMTGRNMDDLAGKALFSDGIATTVAGLCGGSGTTSYAENIGVMAATRVYSTAAYWVAAATAIILAFIPKFGALVFTIPTGVLGGATMVLYGMIGMLGIRIWQDNNVRFTNPVNLTAAAVALIAGIGNLTLRVGSVDIEGIAWGSVGIIVGYPLLRYLFEHIGEGQDASQRQY
- a CDS encoding DeoR/GlpR family DNA-binding transcription regulator, with translation MYAEERRRQIASLTAVEGRVSVTDLSERFSVTAETVRRDLAQLDREGAIHRVHGGAVASTNFQTLELPIDSRARAASGAKAAIGRTAMDYLPPQGAGIFLDAGTTTAVLANHIADLSSGRGWPIVTNCLPIAMNLASRNLTDLQLLGGQIRAITQAVVGDTALRTLALMRADVAFIGTNALTIDHGLSTADPQEAAVKRAMITNANRVIAMCDSSKFGRDYLVSFAALSDIDVLITDSAAPESFLSQLREHEIDVVVAQ
- a CDS encoding FeoC-like transcriptional regulator codes for the protein MLFRRERDVSRHLPPRGESSGRASASSAPQGPLAMVRDAIASGAVDRSRIAENTGLARTTVDASIEHLERMGWLTKKPLGTSCSGGGCSSCPLGKADGGAGCGSHIGGTGPVALVLTRRPQCWPAVSASAVPEAASSASRH
- the hflX gene encoding GTPase HflX — translated: MPTAGELDLSERDELRALSRGSQAHTTEQSDGYDVEYRKLRLERVILVGVWTSGTTAEFEANLEELRSLAETAGSEVLESFYQRREKPDAGTYIGSGKVAELRDAVRSLGADTVICDGELSPGQLIALEKHLDVKVIDRTMLILDIFAQHAKSKEGKAQVSLAQMEYLYTRVRGWGDMMSRQAGGRAGSNGGVGLRGPGETKIEADRRRLRRDMARLRAELRSMTTAREIKRDRRDSSTTPQIAIAGYTNAGKSSLINAITGAGVLVEDALFATLDPTTRRAELADGRAVIFSDTVGFVRHLPTQLVEAFRSSLEEVASADLVLHVVDGSDPFPLKQISAVHEVFADVPNSGAETMPPEIIVVNKIDQADPIVLAQLRHELDDVVFVSAKTDENIDELASRIELFLNTRDTHVRLRVPYTRGDIVAKVHEYGTVIDEQYDTDGTILDVRVPARIAQEVHEFIQADEYT
- a CDS encoding PTS fructose transporter subunit IIABC — translated: MTSSSGSGSTPNTPTQKETAPAKGTQTSSAEPPVITPDLIMLDVAPGDTKEAVIKALASHAKKAGRADDAEGLTSDALTRESKSATGVPGGVAIPHCRTSHVEVPTLTFARLSKSVDFGSADGPADLVFLISAPMGGGKAHLRILSKLARSLVKASFRDSLREASDEKDAAQRILDTLAAKPKKKSASTASANKSAESAASGNGAGSTPVGAAGASTQSRVGDSHTDESEQAVTHLVAITACPTGIAHTYMAADSLSQTANARNDVDITVETQGSSGVTPLPYDVIKNADAVIFATDVGVKDRERFAGKPVIESGVKRAIDEPAVMIDEAIAASKDPHARRVKGKASSSSESSQEEGEGLGWGKRIQQALMTGVSYMIPFVAAGGLLMALAFVLSGADIAKVYETVVNNNALWNLPGQHITVDGETYNFSQAPLLIYLGAVSAYVGTLGMNFLVSALSGYIAYALGGRPGIAPGFIGGAVSVAVGAGFIGGLFTGLIAGLIAMWFNTLNPPRWLAGLMPVVIIPLVDSLITGFAMFILLGRPIASLMDALQHGLNSMSGSSAVLLGIILGLMMCFDLGGPINKAAYLFATAGLNVDDPASLKIMAAVMITGMVPPLALALATTLRPKLFNKAEQENGKAAWLLGLSFISEGAIPFAAADPLRVIPATMLGGAVSGAISMAAGVELMAPHGGVFVILAVTHVLMFFVSLVVGVIIAAAGVVALKTWWPVKTRDAAKSPASTAPSSPTTEASAKTTA
- a CDS encoding 1-phosphofructokinase family hexose kinase yields the protein MTPNPCMDRTAVISTPLDRGGVNRITDVTDVPAGKGINVAMATHRAGEPTVAIAPASTGDPFTSLVHKTGLSFLPTPADHSVRVNLTVTEPDGTTTKLNEPGNSLEPDHVNRLTRVISDVAQRASWIVLSGSLPPGLPASWYADIVEAIRTSANGHDVKIAVDTSDKPLEELGARMLKDPAVAPDLLKPNGFEIGQILGLDGKNIEHEASQGNLKPATEAAQLLVDHGVRYVLLTLGASGAVLATQKGAWYASPPPITPVSTVGAGDSSLAGFIIGTQINGHSSGQSSATDHSVEKTALQYAVAYGSAATSLPGTTIPFPSQTQPESVTVMAGAEATALKGVS
- a CDS encoding HPr family phosphocarrier protein, whose product is MASTTVTVGSTVGLHARPAAVIAEEASNYDDEILISLPDDDDAEPADAASSLMIMALGAEHGDTVEVSSENAEAVEKIAALVSQNLDNE
- a CDS encoding nucleoside recognition domain-containing protein; translated protein: MVWLLQSTPVVGGHSWGDDDLDPQDSVYGAVSQTVAPVFAPAGFDSWSLSGPLITGFVAKEAVISSWAQTYALQDPSDEDAVDQGHSALAQAIRQDFNHSSGGHTYPAVWAFMVFLLAYTPCVATLAAQKREIGLKWTLVGIAIQLAVAWALAVVTFQVLRLFF